The following coding sequences lie in one Azospirillum humicireducens genomic window:
- the fusA gene encoding elongation factor G has product MPRSHALDRYRNIGIMAHIDAGKTTTTERILFYTGKSYRMGEVNDGTAVMDWMEQEQERGITITSAATTCFWRDHRINIIDTPGHVDFTIEVERSLRVLDGAVAIFDAVAGVEPQTETVWRQADKYGVPRMAFVNKMDRVGADFPNCVAMMTDRLGVKPLVLQIPIGVEAGFSGIVDLVAMRATIWKAETLGAEFEHTDIPEELAETAASARQTLLEAVLDLDEAAMAAYLERGEEPAPNALRGLIRKGTITGAVVPVLCGSAFRNKGIQPMLDAVVDYLPAPNDIGAIKGHAVSGDRSEERPANDSAPFAGLAFKVMNDPYVGTLTFCRIYSGTATVGDWMLNPVKGEREKIGRMLLMHANSREDIERAHTGDIVAFAGLERTATGDTLCDPAKPIVLERLDVPEPVIEIVVEPRTEADQEKMAAALNRLSHEDPSMRVSVDRESGQTVIRGMGELHLDIVVDRMKREFRVDASVGTPKVAYRETVLRAAEVDHTHARQTGDRAQFARVTLKVEALERGAGFVFENRAVTLSRDFVAGVQRGLEAAKDSGVVAGYPVVDVKVTLAGGETHDVDSSPLAFELAARAAFREAMTKAAPALLEPLMRVEIITPDDYMGDVIGDLNGRRGQITGMDQRGNARIVTGLVPLAAMFGYVNSLRSMSQGRAQYSMQFDHYEPVPQAIADGVRAKVA; this is encoded by the coding sequence ATGCCCCGTTCGCACGCCCTCGACCGTTACCGCAACATCGGCATCATGGCTCACATCGATGCCGGCAAGACGACGACGACCGAGCGCATCCTGTTCTACACCGGCAAGTCCTATCGCATGGGCGAGGTCAATGACGGCACTGCCGTCATGGATTGGATGGAGCAGGAGCAGGAACGGGGCATCACCATCACTTCGGCGGCTACGACCTGTTTCTGGCGCGACCACCGCATCAACATCATCGATACGCCCGGCCACGTCGATTTTACGATTGAGGTCGAGCGGTCCTTGCGTGTCCTGGATGGCGCTGTCGCCATCTTCGACGCTGTTGCGGGGGTCGAGCCCCAGACGGAAACCGTGTGGCGGCAGGCCGACAAGTACGGCGTGCCGCGCATGGCCTTCGTCAACAAGATGGACCGTGTCGGGGCAGATTTCCCCAACTGCGTCGCTATGATGACAGACCGGCTGGGCGTGAAGCCGCTGGTCCTTCAGATTCCCATCGGTGTTGAAGCGGGCTTTTCCGGAATCGTCGATCTGGTCGCGATGCGCGCCACGATCTGGAAGGCCGAGACGCTCGGCGCTGAATTCGAACATACAGACATTCCCGAGGAATTGGCTGAAACGGCAGCGAGCGCCCGCCAGACGCTGCTGGAAGCCGTTCTGGACCTCGATGAGGCGGCGATGGCCGCCTACCTGGAGCGCGGCGAGGAGCCTGCGCCCAATGCCCTGCGCGGGCTGATCCGCAAGGGCACCATCACCGGCGCGGTCGTTCCGGTGCTCTGCGGTTCCGCCTTCCGCAACAAGGGTATCCAGCCGATGTTGGATGCCGTTGTGGATTACCTGCCGGCACCCAACGACATCGGTGCGATCAAAGGACATGCCGTGAGCGGCGACCGCAGCGAAGAGCGGCCGGCAAACGACAGTGCGCCTTTCGCCGGCTTGGCTTTCAAGGTGATGAACGACCCCTATGTCGGGACGCTCACCTTCTGCCGGATCTACTCCGGCACCGCGACCGTGGGCGATTGGATGCTCAACCCCGTGAAGGGTGAGCGCGAGAAGATCGGACGCATGTTGCTGATGCATGCCAACAGTCGGGAAGACATCGAGCGCGCCCACACTGGCGACATCGTTGCCTTCGCCGGGCTGGAGCGCACCGCGACCGGCGATACCCTCTGTGACCCGGCAAAGCCCATCGTGCTCGAACGGCTGGATGTTCCCGAGCCGGTGATCGAGATCGTGGTTGAGCCGCGCACCGAGGCCGACCAGGAGAAGATGGCGGCGGCGTTGAACCGGCTGAGCCACGAAGACCCGTCGATGCGGGTGTCCGTCGATCGCGAGAGCGGCCAGACCGTCATCCGCGGCATGGGCGAACTGCATCTCGACATCGTCGTCGACCGGATGAAGCGCGAATTTCGCGTCGACGCTTCCGTCGGCACGCCGAAGGTGGCCTACCGCGAGACTGTGCTGCGCGCTGCCGAGGTGGACCATACCCATGCCCGACAGACCGGCGACCGGGCCCAATTCGCGCGGGTGACGCTGAAGGTCGAGGCGCTGGAGCGCGGCGCCGGCTTCGTGTTCGAGAACCGCGCGGTCACCCTGTCGCGGGATTTCGTCGCCGGTGTGCAACGCGGACTGGAAGCCGCCAAGGACAGCGGTGTGGTCGCCGGCTATCCGGTCGTCGATGTGAAGGTCACCTTGGCCGGCGGCGAGACCCACGATGTCGATTCCTCCCCGCTGGCCTTCGAGTTGGCGGCGCGGGCCGCATTCCGCGAGGCGATGACAAAAGCTGCACCGGCGCTGCTTGAGCCGCTGATGCGGGTCGAAATCATCACGCCGGACGACTATATGGGCGACGTCATCGGCGACCTGAACGGTCGCCGGGGGCAGATCACCGGCATGGACCAGCGCGGCAACGCGCGAATCGTCACGGGACTGGTTCCCTTGGCGGCCATGTTCGGCTATGTGAACTCCCTGCGCTCCATGAGTCAGGGCCGCGCGCAGTACAGCATGCAGTTCGACCATTATGAGCCGGTGCCACAGGCCATCGCGGACGGTGTCCGCGCCAAGGTGGCCTGA
- the tuf gene encoding elongation factor Tu, with product MGHVDHGKTSLTAAITKVLAESGGATFTAYDQIDKAPEEKARGITISTAHVEYETTNRHYAHVDCPGHADYVKNMITGAAQMDGAILVVSAADGPMPQTREHILLARQVGVPALVVFMNKVDMVDDPELLELVELEVRELLSSYQFPGDDIPITKGSALCALEDRSPEIGRDAVLALMKTVDEYIPQPERPKDRPFLMPIEDVFSISGRGTVVTGRVERGIVKVGDEVEIVGLKATVKTTVTGVEMFRKLLDSGEAGDNIGALLRGTKREDVERGQVLAKPGSITPHTKFKAEAYILTKEEGGRHTPFFTNYRPQFYFRTTDVTGMVSLPEGVEMVMPGDNVAMEVALIAPIAMDEGLRFAIREGGRTVGAGVVAKIVE from the coding sequence ATCGGCCACGTCGACCACGGCAAGACGTCGCTGACGGCGGCGATCACGAAGGTGCTGGCGGAGTCCGGCGGCGCCACCTTCACCGCTTACGACCAGATCGACAAGGCGCCGGAAGAGAAGGCCCGCGGCATCACGATCTCGACGGCCCACGTCGAGTACGAGACGACCAACCGCCACTACGCGCACGTCGACTGCCCGGGCCACGCCGACTACGTGAAGAACATGATCACCGGTGCCGCCCAGATGGACGGCGCGATCCTGGTCGTGTCTGCCGCGGACGGCCCGATGCCGCAGACCCGCGAGCACATCCTGCTGGCCCGCCAGGTTGGCGTTCCGGCGCTGGTCGTGTTCATGAACAAGGTCGACATGGTCGACGATCCGGAGCTGCTGGAGCTGGTCGAGCTGGAAGTGCGCGAGCTTCTGTCGTCCTACCAGTTCCCGGGCGACGACATTCCGATCACCAAGGGCTCGGCGCTGTGCGCACTGGAAGACCGTTCGCCGGAGATCGGCCGTGACGCCGTCCTGGCGCTGATGAAGACGGTCGACGAGTACATCCCGCAGCCGGAGCGTCCGAAGGACCGTCCGTTCCTGATGCCGATCGAAGACGTGTTCTCGATCTCGGGCCGCGGCACCGTGGTGACCGGCCGCGTCGAGCGTGGCATCGTGAAGGTCGGTGACGAAGTCGAGATCGTCGGCCTGAAGGCCACGGTTAAGACGACGGTGACGGGCGTCGAGATGTTCCGCAAGCTGCTCGATTCGGGTGAAGCTGGCGACAACATCGGCGCGCTGCTGCGCGGCACCAAGCGTGAGGACGTCGAGCGCGGCCAGGTTCTGGCCAAGCCGGGTTCGATCACCCCGCACACCAAGTTCAAGGCCGAAGCCTACATCCTGACGAAGGAAGAGGGCGGCCGTCACACCCCGTTCTTCACCAACTACCGTCCGCAGTTCTACTTCCGTACGACGGACGTGACCGGTATGGTCTCGCTGCCGGAAGGCGTCGAGATGGTGATGCCGGGTGACAACGTCGCCATGGAAGTGGCTCTGATCGCCCCGATCGCCATGGACGAAGGCCTGCGCTTCGCCATTCGCGAAGGTGGCCGCACCGTCGGCGCCGGCGTCGTTGCCAAGATCGTCGAGTGA
- the rpsJ gene encoding 30S ribosomal protein S10 — translation MDSQNIRIRLKAFDHRVLDQSTSEIVNTAKRTGARVRGPIPLPTHIEKFTVNRSPHIDKKSREQFEIRTHKRLLDIVDPTPQTVDALMKLDLAAGVDVEIKL, via the coding sequence ATGGACAGCCAGAACATCCGCATCCGTCTGAAGGCGTTCGATCATCGCGTGCTCGACCAGTCGACCAGCGAGATCGTCAACACCGCCAAGCGGACCGGCGCGCGCGTGCGGGGCCCGATTCCCCTGCCGACGCACATCGAAAAGTTCACCGTGAACCGTTCGCCGCACATCGACAAGAAGTCGCGCGAGCAGTTCGAGATCCGCACTCATAAGCGCCTGCTCGACATCGTCGATCCGACGCCGCAGACCGTGGATGCGCTGATGAAGCTCGACCTCGCCGCCGGCGTCGACGTCGAGATCAAGCTCTGA
- the rplC gene encoding 50S ribosomal protein L3, which produces MRSGLIAQKVGMTRVFTDDGQHVPVTVLKVDSCQVVAVRTEDKDGYTAVQLGAGAIKVKNVNKPERGHFAKARVEPKRKLVEFRVDADALIEVGAELSAAHFVAGQYVDVTGTSIGKGFAGAMKRWNFGGLRATHGVSVSHRSHGSTGNRQDPGKVFKNKKMAGHLGDERVTVLNLQVVAVDEARGLIMLKGAVPGAEGGWLRIRDAVKKKAPEGLPFPAGIKSAPAAEAPAETQE; this is translated from the coding sequence ATGCGATCCGGTTTGATCGCGCAGAAGGTCGGCATGACCCGCGTCTTCACGGACGACGGTCAGCATGTTCCGGTCACTGTGCTGAAAGTCGACAGCTGCCAGGTCGTCGCCGTTCGCACCGAGGACAAGGATGGCTATACCGCCGTCCAGCTCGGCGCGGGCGCCATCAAGGTCAAGAACGTCAACAAGCCTGAGCGTGGGCACTTCGCCAAGGCGCGTGTGGAACCGAAGCGCAAGCTGGTCGAGTTCCGCGTCGATGCCGATGCCCTGATCGAGGTCGGTGCCGAGCTGTCGGCCGCCCACTTCGTCGCCGGCCAGTACGTCGACGTCACCGGCACTTCCATCGGTAAGGGTTTTGCCGGTGCGATGAAGCGCTGGAACTTCGGTGGTCTGCGCGCCACGCACGGCGTGTCGGTGTCGCACCGTTCGCACGGTTCGACGGGTAACCGTCAGGATCCCGGCAAGGTCTTCAAGAACAAGAAGATGGCCGGTCATCTCGGCGACGAGCGGGTTACGGTCCTGAACCTCCAGGTCGTCGCCGTCGACGAAGCCCGTGGTCTGATCATGCTCAAGGGTGCCGTCCCCGGCGCCGAGGGCGGTTGGCTGCGCATCCGTGACGCCGTCAAGAAGAAGGCTCCGGAAGGCCTGCCCTTCCCGGCCGGCATCAAGTCTGCTCCGGCGGCGGAAGCCCCGGCCGAGACGCAGGAGTGA
- the rplD gene encoding 50S ribosomal protein L4, with translation MKATIKNLNNEAVGEIELSDAVFGLPTRTDLLARMVNWQLAKRRSGNHKTKGISEISGTTKKPYSQKGTGRARQGSIRSPQFRGGATIFGPVVRSHAHELTKKVRKLALKTALSAKAAEGKLIVLEAAAAETHKTKELAARLATLGLTSALIIDGSNLDENFAKASRNIPLIDVLPEQGANVYDILRRDTLVLTRNAVEQLEARLK, from the coding sequence ATGAAGGCCACGATCAAGAACCTGAACAACGAAGCCGTCGGCGAGATCGAGCTGTCGGACGCCGTGTTCGGCCTGCCGACCCGCACCGACCTGCTGGCCCGCATGGTTAACTGGCAGCTGGCCAAGCGCCGCTCCGGCAACCACAAGACCAAGGGCATCAGCGAGATCAGCGGCACGACCAAGAAGCCCTACTCGCAGAAGGGCACCGGTCGCGCTCGTCAGGGCTCCATCCGTTCGCCGCAGTTCCGCGGCGGTGCGACCATCTTCGGCCCGGTCGTGCGCTCGCACGCCCATGAGCTGACCAAGAAGGTCCGCAAGCTGGCGCTCAAGACTGCCCTGTCGGCCAAGGCCGCTGAGGGCAAGCTGATCGTTCTCGAGGCTGCCGCTGCCGAGACGCACAAGACCAAGGAGCTGGCTGCCCGTCTCGCCACCCTGGGCCTGACGTCCGCGCTGATCATCGATGGCTCGAACCTGGACGAGAACTTCGCCAAGGCTTCGCGCAACATCCCGCTGATCGACGTGCTGCCGGAGCAGGGCGCCAACGTCTACGACATTCTCCGCCGCGACACGCTGGTCCTGACCCGCAACGCGGTCGAGCAACTGGAGGCTCGCCTGAAATGA
- a CDS encoding 50S ribosomal protein L23 yields the protein MSKQSKPAVSQERMYDLILAPVITEKSTLVSEHNQVTFRVPLTASKPEIKAAVEGLFNVKVTAVNTLVSKGKTKRFRGTIGRRSDFKKAVVTLAEGNKIDVTTGI from the coding sequence ATGAGCAAGCAGTCGAAACCTGCGGTGAGCCAGGAGCGGATGTACGACCTGATCCTCGCTCCCGTCATCACCGAGAAGTCGACGTTGGTGTCGGAGCATAACCAGGTCACGTTCCGCGTGCCGCTCACGGCCTCCAAGCCGGAGATCAAGGCCGCCGTTGAAGGTCTCTTCAACGTCAAGGTGACCGCGGTCAACACCCTGGTTTCCAAGGGCAAGACCAAGCGGTTCCGCGGCACCATCGGCCGTCGCTCGGACTTCAAGAAGGCCGTCGTCACCCTCGCCGAGGGTAACAAGATCGACGTGACCACGGGCATCTGA
- the rplB gene encoding 50S ribosomal protein L2 has protein sequence MALKQYRPITPSLRQLVIVDRSELWKGKPVKTLTEGLTKSGGRNNTGRITARRMGGGHKRTYRLVDFKRRKFDVPATVERLEYDPNRTAFIALIKYQDGTLSYILAPQRLKVGDTVISGERVDVKPGNAMPLKNIPVGSIVHNVELKAGKGGQVARSAGTYLQLVGRDGGYAQLKLPSGELRMVRGECMATLGAVSNPDQMNTNLGKAGRNRWLGKRPSVRGVAMNPIDHPHGGGEGRTSGGRHPVTPWGKPTKGKKTRHNKKTDGLILRRRHSK, from the coding sequence ATGGCTCTGAAGCAATACCGCCCGATTACGCCGTCGCTCCGCCAGCTGGTCATTGTTGACCGCTCGGAGCTGTGGAAGGGCAAGCCGGTCAAGACCCTCACTGAGGGCCTGACCAAGTCTGGTGGCCGCAACAACACCGGCCGCATCACTGCGCGCCGTATGGGTGGCGGTCATAAGCGCACCTATCGTCTGGTGGACTTCAAGCGTCGCAAGTTCGACGTTCCGGCCACCGTCGAGCGGCTCGAATATGATCCGAACCGCACCGCCTTCATCGCGCTGATCAAGTACCAGGATGGGACCCTGTCCTACATCCTGGCGCCGCAGCGCCTGAAGGTCGGCGACACGGTCATTTCGGGCGAACGCGTCGACGTGAAGCCCGGCAATGCCATGCCGCTGAAGAACATCCCCGTCGGTTCGATCGTGCACAACGTCGAACTGAAGGCCGGCAAGGGTGGTCAGGTGGCTCGTTCCGCCGGCACCTACCTGCAGCTGGTCGGCCGCGACGGCGGCTACGCCCAGCTCAAGCTCCCCTCGGGCGAGCTGCGTATGGTTCGCGGCGAATGCATGGCCACCCTGGGTGCCGTGTCCAACCCGGACCAGATGAACACCAACCTGGGCAAGGCTGGCCGCAACCGTTGGCTGGGCAAGCGTCCGTCGGTCCGTGGCGTCGCCATGAACCCGATCGACCACCCGCACGGTGGTGGTGAGGGTCGCACCTCGGGCGGCCGTCATCCGGTCACGCCGTGGGGCAAGCCGACCAAGGGCAAGAAGACTCGTCACAACAAGAAGACGGATGGCCTGATCCTGCGCCGCCGTCATTCGAAGTAA
- the rpsS gene encoding 30S ribosomal protein S19 codes for MARSVWKGPFVDGYLLKKADKSRASGRNEIIKIWSRRSTILPQFVGLTFGVYNGHKFLPVLVTEHMIGHKFGEFAPTRTFYGHAADKKAKRK; via the coding sequence ATGGCACGCTCCGTTTGGAAGGGCCCGTTCGTCGACGGCTATCTGCTGAAGAAGGCGGACAAGAGCCGGGCTTCGGGCCGCAACGAGATCATCAAGATCTGGTCGCGTCGTTCGACCATCCTGCCGCAGTTCGTCGGTCTGACGTTCGGCGTCTACAACGGCCACAAGTTCCTGCCGGTTCTCGTCACCGAGCACATGATCGGTCACAAGTTCGGCGAGTTCGCTCCGACGCGGACCTTCTATGGCCACGCGGCGGACAAGAAGGCGAAGAGGAAGTAA
- the rplV gene encoding 50S ribosomal protein L22: MGKSANPSRIAENEALARNPMIRTSPRKLNLVAQLIRNMDASRAVAELTFSKRRIAGEVKKVLQAAIANAENNHQLDVDRLYVSSATVGRALVMKRFHARARGRGARVEKLFSNLTIIVRERDAAVAEGAE, from the coding sequence ATGGGCAAGTCTGCCAATCCCAGCCGGATCGCGGAGAACGAGGCTCTGGCCCGCAATCCGATGATCCGCACCAGCCCGCGGAAGCTCAACCTCGTCGCCCAGCTCATCCGGAACATGGATGCCAGCCGCGCCGTGGCCGAGCTGACCTTCTCCAAGCGCCGCATCGCCGGCGAGGTGAAGAAGGTGCTGCAGGCCGCGATCGCGAACGCCGAGAACAACCACCAGCTCGACGTCGACCGTCTCTACGTGTCGTCGGCGACGGTCGGTCGCGCTCTGGTGATGAAGCGCTTCCACGCCCGTGCCCGCGGTCGCGGTGCCCGGGTCGAGAAGCTGTTCAGCAACCTGACGATCATCGTTCGCGAGCGTGACGCCGCCGTTGCCGAGGGGGCCGAGTAA
- the rpsC gene encoding 30S ribosomal protein S3, which translates to MGQKINPIGLRLGINRTWDSRWFAKRDYANLLHQDLKLRGYLQGRLQQAGCSRVVIERPAKKARITIHSARPGVVIGKKGADIEKLRLELSKMTGSEVSLNIVEIRKPEIDARLIAENIASQLERRVAFRRAMKRAVQSAMRLGAQGIRINCSGRLGGAEIARMEWYREGRVPLHTLRADIDYGVGTAKTTYGTCGVKVWVFKGEVMAHDPMAQDKRMGSEPVSTDGEPRRERHDRRDRRERSERSERE; encoded by the coding sequence ATGGGTCAGAAAATCAATCCGATCGGGCTGCGCCTCGGCATCAACCGGACCTGGGACAGCCGTTGGTTCGCCAAGCGCGATTACGCCAACCTGCTGCATCAGGACCTGAAGCTGCGTGGCTATCTGCAGGGTCGCCTGCAGCAGGCCGGTTGCTCGCGCGTCGTGATCGAACGTCCGGCCAAGAAGGCCCGCATCACCATCCACTCGGCTCGTCCGGGCGTGGTGATCGGCAAGAAGGGCGCGGACATCGAGAAGCTGCGTCTTGAGCTGTCGAAGATGACCGGCAGCGAGGTGAGCCTGAACATCGTCGAGATCCGCAAGCCGGAAATCGACGCTCGTCTCATCGCCGAGAACATCGCCAGCCAGCTCGAGCGCCGTGTGGCATTTCGTCGCGCCATGAAGCGCGCCGTGCAGTCCGCCATGCGTCTGGGCGCTCAGGGCATCCGGATCAACTGCTCCGGCCGTCTCGGCGGTGCGGAAATCGCCCGCATGGAGTGGTACCGCGAAGGCCGCGTTCCGCTGCACACCCTGCGCGCCGACATCGACTACGGTGTGGGCACCGCCAAGACCACCTACGGCACCTGCGGTGTCAAGGTGTGGGTGTTCAAGGGCGAGGTCATGGCTCACGATCCGATGGCGCAGGACAAGCGCATGGGTTCCGAGCCGGTGTCGACCGACGGCGAGCCGCGCCGCGAGCGGCACGATCGTCGCGACCGCCGCGAGCGCTCCGAGCGCTCCGAACGCGAGTAA
- the rplP gene encoding 50S ribosomal protein L16: MLSPKRTKFRKAHKGRIHGNAKGGTALNFGSYGLKALEPERITARQIEAARRAITRAMKRQGRVWIRIFPDLPVSTKPAEVRMGSGKGSPEYWAARVKPGRILFELDGVPADVAKTAFALAAAKLPIKVKLVTRLGGVEETAA, translated from the coding sequence ATGCTTTCTCCCAAGCGCACGAAATTCCGTAAGGCCCACAAGGGCCGCATCCACGGCAACGCCAAGGGCGGCACCGCCCTCAATTTCGGCTCCTACGGCCTGAAGGCCCTGGAGCCGGAGCGCATCACCGCGCGTCAGATCGAAGCGGCCCGCCGCGCGATCACCCGCGCGATGAAGCGTCAGGGCCGCGTCTGGATCCGCATTTTCCCGGATCTCCCGGTCTCCACCAAGCCCGCCGAAGTCCGCATGGGTTCCGGTAAGGGTTCGCCGGAGTACTGGGCGGCCCGTGTGAAGCCCGGCCGTATCCTGTTTGAGCTGGACGGCGTGCCGGCAGATGTGGCAAAAACCGCCTTCGCTCTGGCGGCCGCGAAGCTGCCGATCAAGGTGAAGCTGGTGACCCGCCTGGGCGGTGTCGAGGAGACCGCGGCATGA
- the rpmC gene encoding 50S ribosomal protein L29, translating to MKAVDIRTKSADELNDQLLQLKKEQFNLRFQKASGQLENTARVNTVRRDIARIKTILGERARSADAGK from the coding sequence ATGAAGGCCGTAGACATTCGTACGAAGAGCGCGGATGAGCTGAACGATCAGCTCCTCCAGCTCAAGAAGGAACAGTTCAACCTGCGTTTCCAGAAGGCCTCCGGCCAGCTGGAGAACACCGCGCGGGTGAACACGGTGCGCCGCGACATCGCCCGCATCAAGACCATCCTCGGCGAGCGTGCCCGCTCCGCCGACGCCGGCAAGTAA